One Halobaculum roseum DNA segment encodes these proteins:
- a CDS encoding TrmB family transcriptional regulator, with translation MADLRDLGLSEYESRAYRALLDAGPATAKELSDASGVPMGRVYDVLNSLERHRLARSQAASRPKKYLAVEPDAALDRLLEEKKRELDEQAEQYETVVDELSTELEAGDPPDEQFWTAALGPEDTADLLLERLSAADERVVMIAAAPASGLDIGAVGESITEELEAALERGVDVSLLLSEELPAQLPESVGQRYFDRMADHPNFTVRTAPGLRGTFTLVDDAEVCMEVPSPVDPDESFAMIDLKDPEFAGDVRRAFRERWEEAAPLGL, from the coding sequence ATGGCTGACCTTCGCGACCTGGGGCTCTCCGAGTACGAGTCTCGCGCGTACCGCGCCCTCCTCGACGCCGGGCCGGCAACCGCCAAGGAGTTGTCCGACGCCAGCGGCGTGCCGATGGGCCGGGTGTACGACGTGCTCAACAGCCTCGAACGGCATCGGCTCGCCCGGAGTCAGGCCGCGAGCAGACCGAAGAAGTACCTCGCGGTCGAGCCGGACGCGGCCCTCGACCGACTGCTGGAGGAGAAGAAGCGCGAACTCGACGAGCAGGCCGAGCAGTACGAGACCGTCGTCGACGAGCTCTCGACGGAATTGGAGGCGGGTGACCCGCCCGACGAGCAGTTCTGGACCGCCGCGCTCGGACCGGAGGACACCGCGGACCTGCTGCTCGAACGGCTGTCGGCGGCCGACGAGCGCGTCGTGATGATCGCCGCCGCGCCGGCGTCCGGACTGGACATCGGCGCCGTCGGCGAGTCGATAACCGAGGAACTGGAGGCGGCGCTCGAACGCGGCGTCGACGTGTCGCTGCTGCTGTCGGAGGAACTGCCGGCGCAGCTCCCCGAGAGCGTCGGGCAGCGCTACTTCGATCGGATGGCGGACCACCCGAACTTCACTGTGCGGACGGCGCCGGGGTTGCGCGGGACGTTCACGCTTGTCGACGACGCGGAGGTGTGCATGGAGGTACCGAGCCCGGTCGACCCAGACGAGTCGTTCGCGATGATCGACCTGAAGGACCCCGAGTTCGCGGGCGACGTTCGGCGGGCGTTCCGCGAGCGGTGGGAGGAGGCGGCGCCGCTGGGACTGTAG
- the mptA gene encoding GTP cyclohydrolase MptA, with translation MSHQLPDVQASRPDVSVGLSQVGVTGVDKLVKIDRGDQRPWVFMAEFSVFVDLPSERKGIDMSRNMEVIDEVLEAATRDEAYRIEDVCGDAAERLLAKHDYTTTAEIEMTAELAAREDTPASGRETQSTFSVIASAVADEDGTREEIGAEVTGMTVCPCSQGMSESRAREKLDDLGVDDEVADEFLDEVPQPGHSQRGHATLSFTAEGSPDVDLLDVIDTARDAMSARIYNYAKRPDEDHMTYQAHMDAKFVEDCVRTMAEDVVERYDNLDDDVVVHMKQSNDESIHQHNAHAEREITMGTLREELRK, from the coding sequence ATGAGTCACCAGTTGCCGGACGTGCAGGCCAGTCGGCCTGACGTCTCCGTCGGACTGAGTCAGGTCGGGGTGACCGGCGTCGACAAGCTCGTGAAGATCGATCGGGGCGACCAGCGACCGTGGGTGTTCATGGCCGAGTTCTCGGTGTTCGTCGACCTCCCGAGCGAGCGCAAGGGGATCGACATGAGCCGGAACATGGAGGTCATCGACGAGGTGCTGGAGGCGGCGACGCGCGACGAGGCGTACCGCATCGAGGACGTCTGCGGCGACGCCGCCGAGCGGCTGCTCGCGAAACACGACTACACGACGACCGCGGAGATCGAGATGACCGCGGAGCTTGCGGCCCGCGAGGACACCCCCGCCTCCGGCCGCGAGACGCAGTCGACGTTCTCCGTCATCGCCAGCGCGGTCGCCGACGAGGACGGCACGCGCGAGGAGATCGGCGCCGAGGTGACCGGCATGACCGTCTGTCCGTGCTCGCAGGGCATGTCCGAGTCGCGCGCCCGCGAGAAGCTCGACGACCTGGGCGTCGACGACGAGGTCGCCGATGAGTTCCTCGACGAGGTCCCCCAGCCGGGACACTCCCAGCGCGGGCACGCCACGCTCTCGTTCACCGCCGAGGGATCGCCCGACGTCGATCTGCTCGACGTGATAGACACGGCCCGCGACGCGATGAGCGCGCGGATCTACAACTACGCCAAGCGTCCCGACGAGGACCACATGACGTACCAAGCCCACATGGACGCCAAGTTCGTCGAGGACTGCGTCCGGACGATGGCCGAGGACGTGGTCGAGCGCTACGACAACCTCGACGACGACGTGGTCGTCCACATGAAGCAGTCGAACGACGAGTCCATCCACCAGCACAACGCCCACGCCGAGCGCGAGATCACCATGGGCACGTTGCGCGAGGAACTCCGGAAGTAA
- a CDS encoding DUF7124 domain-containing protein: protein MDGGGSSDMTLAFELDALKSLADPNTVFNDARGWTEYVGVVSEKPTYVVTNFTRKHRVRQDFFSGPRGVTESLENVKRQFDTDRHVFVGTTDEDRAVAEETGWEYLPLSQAAEAAGWTLTDPEEESAHFDEDTRDDWP from the coding sequence ATGGATGGCGGCGGTTCGAGCGACATGACGCTCGCCTTCGAGTTGGACGCGCTGAAGTCGTTGGCCGACCCGAACACGGTGTTCAACGACGCGCGCGGGTGGACCGAGTACGTCGGCGTGGTCTCCGAGAAGCCCACGTACGTGGTCACCAACTTCACCCGAAAGCACCGCGTCCGCCAGGACTTCTTCTCGGGGCCGCGGGGCGTGACGGAGTCGCTGGAGAACGTGAAACGCCAGTTCGACACGGACCGACACGTGTTCGTCGGGACGACCGACGAGGACCGCGCGGTCGCCGAGGAGACCGGCTGGGAGTACCTCCCGCTGTCGCAGGCGGCCGAGGCGGCCGGCTGGACGCTGACCGACCCCGAGGAGGAGTCGGCGCACTTCGACGAGGACACGCGCGACGACTGGCCCTGA
- a CDS encoding NAD(P)/FAD-dependent oxidoreductase: protein MSESFVIIGDGIAGSSAAETLREEAPDADITVITDEGEALYNRILIKEFAKGKLPEAPISIHEEGWYEERDIDLALNTLVTDIRTDAHEVETHEGDVLEYDKLLLAVGGTPQQLPVEGSDADGVHHFWTFQDARRIRESAEDAEDAVIVGAGLLGIDLAAICGAQGVEGKYLMRGDSWWRYALNEEGAEIMHEAMRERGVEPVFQSGVEHFETDDDGHVAAAVDPNGERFDADFAGVAIGLNLNTELVEDTPIETDDGIVVDQYMRTNDEDVFAAGDITRFHDVILGERAQNGAWGSAKEQGTIAAKNMLEYESAEFRWVSSYSITHFDFPFLSFGHPTLGDDEVMRSFGDDEWRRLALKDGKIVGGVLIGNLAPQSAYKQLMREQVDVSGQTDLLMTEGFSVDDLETEGATAE from the coding sequence ATGAGCGAGTCGTTCGTCATCATCGGTGACGGGATCGCCGGCAGTTCCGCCGCCGAGACCCTCCGGGAGGAGGCACCCGACGCCGACATTACCGTGATCACAGACGAGGGGGAGGCCCTCTACAATCGCATCCTCATCAAGGAGTTCGCCAAGGGGAAGCTTCCCGAGGCGCCCATCTCCATCCACGAGGAGGGGTGGTACGAGGAGCGCGACATCGACCTCGCGTTGAACACCCTCGTCACCGACATCCGCACCGACGCCCACGAGGTCGAGACCCACGAGGGCGACGTGTTGGAGTACGACAAGCTACTTCTCGCGGTCGGCGGCACCCCCCAACAGCTCCCCGTCGAGGGGAGCGACGCCGACGGCGTCCACCACTTCTGGACGTTCCAGGACGCCCGTCGGATCCGCGAGTCCGCCGAGGACGCCGAGGACGCCGTCATCGTCGGCGCGGGCCTGCTCGGCATCGACCTGGCCGCCATCTGCGGCGCCCAGGGCGTCGAGGGCAAGTACCTCATGCGCGGGGACTCCTGGTGGCGCTACGCGCTCAACGAGGAGGGCGCCGAGATCATGCACGAGGCGATGCGCGAGCGCGGCGTCGAGCCCGTCTTCCAGTCCGGCGTCGAACACTTCGAGACGGACGACGACGGCCACGTCGCCGCCGCGGTCGACCCCAACGGCGAGCGCTTCGACGCAGACTTCGCGGGCGTCGCCATCGGGCTGAACCTCAACACCGAACTCGTCGAGGACACGCCCATCGAGACGGACGACGGCATCGTCGTCGACCAGTACATGCGGACGAACGACGAGGACGTGTTCGCTGCCGGCGACATCACCCGCTTCCACGACGTGATCCTCGGCGAACGGGCGCAAAACGGCGCGTGGGGCAGCGCGAAGGAGCAGGGCACCATCGCCGCGAAGAACATGCTCGAGTACGAGTCCGCGGAGTTCCGCTGGGTCTCCTCGTACTCCATCACGCACTTCGACTTCCCGTTCCTCTCCTTCGGTCACCCCACGCTCGGCGACGACGAGGTCATGCGCTCGTTCGGCGACGACGAGTGGCGCCGCCTCGCGCTGAAGGACGGCAAGATCGTCGGCGGGGTCCTCATCGGCAACCTCGCGCCCCAGTCGGCGTACAAGCAGCTCATGCGCGAGCAGGTCGACGTGAGCGGCCAGACGGACCTCCTCATGACCGAAGGCTTCTCCGTCGACGATCTCGAGACCGAGGGCGCGACCGCCGAGTAA
- a CDS encoding DUF6149 family protein: MKLRQNVRHWAAKRALTTPVVGGYVNDKLVGMHTDIFLNKADEDRREERRDHLDDFFDATMDTYVAALDAGYPEAEAREITHVQANFDFFNHGWAEMMEIPSDELEEHYRRYEEFFERYDITIDDPLGEFRPADGVADPPATPERMAKGEFENAVAGFADDAYVEDADGELHVGGTDEPEEVDVSAAPGVDGDEIDGSDLDDDDADDEAKAD; encoded by the coding sequence ATGAAGCTCCGGCAGAACGTCCGCCACTGGGCCGCGAAACGCGCGCTCACCACGCCGGTCGTCGGCGGCTACGTCAACGACAAGCTCGTCGGCATGCACACGGACATCTTCCTGAACAAGGCCGACGAGGACCGTCGCGAGGAGCGTCGCGACCACCTCGACGACTTCTTCGACGCGACGATGGACACCTACGTCGCCGCGCTGGACGCCGGCTACCCCGAGGCGGAGGCACGCGAGATCACCCACGTGCAGGCCAACTTCGACTTCTTCAATCACGGCTGGGCGGAGATGATGGAGATCCCCAGCGACGAACTGGAGGAGCACTACCGCCGCTACGAGGAGTTCTTCGAGCGTTACGACATCACCATCGACGACCCGCTGGGCGAGTTCCGCCCCGCCGACGGCGTCGCCGACCCCCCTGCAACTCCGGAGCGGATGGCCAAGGGGGAGTTCGAGAACGCCGTCGCCGGCTTCGCCGACGACGCGTACGTCGAGGACGCCGACGGCGAACTCCACGTCGGGGGCACCGACGAGCCCGAGGAGGTCGACGTGAGCGCCGCTCCGGGAGTCGACGGAGACGAAATCGACGGGTCCGATCTCGACGACGACGATGCCGACGACGAGGCGAAGGCGGACTGA
- a CDS encoding cupin domain-containing protein, which translates to MDHVPHDPSGDTEAVDGVHLAQLAAGENMSVQHFSIEPGAEVPSHSHHHEQAGFITAGALTFVLADGEEVVCEAGDSYVLAGEEVHGAENRGDERVEGIDVFSPPRPNPDWQE; encoded by the coding sequence ATGGACCACGTACCCCACGACCCGAGCGGCGACACGGAGGCGGTCGACGGCGTCCACCTCGCGCAACTCGCGGCGGGCGAGAACATGAGCGTCCAGCACTTCTCGATCGAGCCGGGCGCGGAGGTGCCGTCGCACAGCCACCACCACGAGCAGGCGGGATTCATCACCGCAGGTGCCCTGACGTTCGTCCTGGCAGACGGCGAGGAGGTCGTCTGCGAGGCGGGCGACTCGTACGTCCTCGCGGGCGAGGAGGTTCACGGCGCCGAGAACAGGGGCGACGAGCGCGTCGAGGGGATCGACGTCTTCAGCCCGCCGCGGCCGAACCCCGACTGGCAGGAGTAG
- a CDS encoding DUF5817 domain-containing protein, translating to MYAVVGCRSCGTYWLVSDPDAQDSATCPRCDTRHPTDRLKRFYESENRAAAAQARAKLLADKRGQSGAFERAGSVAELERELEGFEGAVDDREYLARSGLDPDEVESAGSDDAGGSRSRDEIVRDAIREGDATEEAVVAYATDRGVPAEAARDILDRLARRGEATESGGEYRLL from the coding sequence ATGTACGCGGTCGTCGGCTGTCGCTCCTGTGGCACCTACTGGCTCGTCTCGGACCCGGACGCTCAAGACTCGGCGACGTGCCCGCGTTGCGACACGCGACACCCGACAGACCGGCTCAAGCGTTTCTACGAGTCCGAGAACCGCGCGGCCGCCGCGCAGGCGCGGGCGAAGCTGCTCGCCGACAAGCGCGGGCAGTCGGGGGCGTTCGAGCGCGCCGGATCGGTCGCCGAGCTGGAACGCGAACTGGAGGGGTTCGAGGGCGCCGTCGACGACCGCGAGTACCTGGCGCGGTCCGGGCTGGACCCCGACGAGGTCGAGTCCGCCGGCAGCGACGACGCCGGCGGGTCGCGCTCGCGCGACGAGATCGTCCGCGACGCCATCCGCGAGGGCGACGCGACCGAGGAGGCCGTCGTCGCGTACGCGACCGACCGCGGCGTCCCCGCCGAGGCCGCCCGCGACATCCTCGACCGGCTGGCGCGCCGCGGCGAGGCGACCGAGTCGGGCGGCGAGTATCGACTCCTGTAA